A single window of Bdellovibrionales bacterium DNA harbors:
- the rplD gene encoding 50S ribosomal protein L4, translating to MAKIDVLGWDKKVVGSVEMPSEIIEREVKVEVLHAMVRWQLASRRQGTHATKTKGLVSGGGKKPFKQKGTGNARQGSTRSPLMPGGGTMFGPQPKSYAYKLPRTMKQAGLKTALSHLYKEGRFFVVDEMTSKEGKTKEISKVLSKFGLSKALLISEKQDENFARATRNLKKYRYNTVSGVNVYDLMKYDAVVFTKDSISAVIAKCGVE from the coding sequence ATGGCAAAGATAGACGTATTAGGTTGGGATAAAAAAGTAGTTGGCTCTGTAGAAATGCCTTCAGAGATCATCGAGCGCGAAGTCAAAGTTGAAGTTTTACACGCGATGGTCCGTTGGCAGTTGGCCAGTCGCCGTCAAGGGACTCATGCGACGAAGACCAAAGGTCTCGTGAGCGGGGGCGGTAAGAAGCCTTTCAAACAAAAGGGAACTGGTAACGCTCGTCAAGGTTCAACTCGTTCGCCACTTATGCCAGGTGGAGGTACTATGTTCGGACCTCAACCTAAGAGCTACGCGTACAAACTTCCTCGCACGATGAAACAAGCTGGTCTTAAAACTGCGCTTTCTCATCTTTATAAAGAGGGCCGCTTCTTTGTTGTTGATGAAATGACATCTAAAGAAGGTAAAACGAAAGAGATTTCAAAAGTTCTTTCTAAATTCGGTTTGAGCAAAGCTTTACTTATTAGTGAAAAACAAGACGAGAACTTCGCTCGCGCGACTCGTAATCTTAAAAAATATCGTTACAACACAGTGAGTGGTGTGAACGTTTACGATCTTATGAAGTACGATGCTGTGGTATTCACCAAAGACTCGATTTCCGCTGTGATCGCGAAGTGTGGGGTAGAATAA
- the rplB gene encoding 50S ribosomal protein L2 has product MGIKFHKPTSPGRRGMTGYDFAEITKTTPEKSLTEPRRRKGARSNHGQISIRHKGGGHKRRYRVIDFKRQKLDVPAKVVAIEYDPNRTCRIALLSYADGDKAYILAPVGLNVGSSVLSSDKADILPGNSLPLSMIPVGTVIHNVELRPGKGGQMSRGAGAAATLVGRVDKFAQIKLPSGEVREVLSTCRATIGQVGNTDNENIQIGKAGRNRWKGKRPTVRGMAMNPIDHPLGGGEGVGKGHHPVTPWGQPCKGFKTRHNKATDKYIIKRRGQK; this is encoded by the coding sequence ATGGGTATCAAGTTTCATAAACCGACCAGCCCCGGCCGTCGTGGAATGACGGGATACGATTTCGCGGAGATCACTAAAACGACTCCGGAGAAATCACTCACGGAACCACGCCGTCGTAAAGGTGCGCGCTCGAATCACGGACAAATCTCTATTCGTCACAAAGGTGGCGGACACAAGCGCCGTTATCGCGTTATTGATTTCAAAAGACAAAAACTGGATGTTCCAGCAAAAGTGGTTGCGATCGAGTACGATCCGAACCGCACTTGCCGTATCGCTCTTCTTTCTTACGCCGACGGCGACAAAGCCTATATTCTTGCACCGGTAGGTTTGAACGTAGGTTCATCTGTTTTATCGAGTGACAAAGCAGATATTCTTCCAGGAAACAGTCTTCCACTTTCAATGATTCCGGTAGGTACAGTGATTCACAACGTGGAATTGCGCCCTGGAAAAGGTGGACAGATGTCTCGCGGTGCGGGAGCGGCAGCGACTCTCGTTGGACGCGTTGATAAATTTGCACAAATTAAATTGCCTTCAGGCGAAGTGAGAGAAGTTCTCTCTACTTGCCGCGCGACCATTGGCCAAGTGGGTAACACCGACAACGAAAACATTCAGATCGGTAAAGCCGGTCGTAATCGTTGGAAAGGTAAACGCCCAACTGTTCGTGGTATGGCGATGAACCCGATCGATCACCCATTGGGTGGTGGTGAAGGGGTTGGTAAAGGACATCACCCTGTGACTCCTTGGGGCCAACCTTGTAAGGGCTTTAAAACTA
- the rplW gene encoding 50S ribosomal protein L23 — protein sequence MLLEIIKKPLISEKSSAYSDYDTYVFEVNKEASKDQIKKAVEKAFSVKVQAVRTACYRTRWLKQHARFGPPQYKKKAFVKLASGQKISIFEGA from the coding sequence ATGTTACTCGAAATCATCAAAAAACCCTTGATCAGTGAAAAATCGAGCGCCTATAGCGACTACGATACTTACGTTTTTGAAGTGAATAAAGAAGCTTCAAAAGATCAAATTAAAAAAGCAGTAGAAAAAGCGTTCTCTGTAAAAGTCCAAGCAGTTCGCACGGCTTGCTACAGAACTCGCTGGTTAAAACAACATGCTCGTTTCGGACCTCCTCAATACAAAAAGAAAGCTTTTGTGAAGTTGGCGTCCGGTCAAAAAATTTCTATCTTTGAGGGAGCTTAA